Proteins co-encoded in one Acinetobacter lwoffii genomic window:
- a CDS encoding ATP-binding protein, producing the protein MHIEALQLKHSLHFSDIQLQFNYPQCPVTLILGNQGTGKTTLLRFSYQALTWFAARYRDSRAAGLVMQDQDIMQNRLQSKIDIQIGFPEEMGSLPESSQSEPANLQSCSWQIYKTLNSQGLGFSKAETSQLESVLSLYQKARLHDPLLGLPLIAYYPAERFTNEVNLLNKNNPAILQSAHAYEIAAIPFTTFARFFEWFREISDIENAQSAKIMDQILARALQQPENIRGNELARQIEKAQAHLHAPNLTALKQALSLIMPEVSQIYLKYQPKLQLMVTYQQQTFTFQQLPNSIRNWIALVGDIVRRLCLLNPNSLFPCQEGTGILLIDAIDHQLDQEMAAVILSRLHQAFPNLQIIATGNRPELLEQAHAFQCLKLENKQLHPIHLESMKTQFDQIYAELELQRNKDISPEDTLLETVTEPVTPLAVLQMIQQQLNPEQQQELLALLTQEYHPTLPQSL; encoded by the coding sequence ATGCACATCGAAGCGCTTCAACTCAAACATAGCCTGCATTTTTCCGACATTCAGCTTCAGTTTAATTATCCGCAATGCCCGGTTACCTTGATTCTGGGCAATCAGGGAACTGGCAAAACTACGCTTTTACGTTTTAGCTATCAGGCATTGACCTGGTTTGCAGCCCGTTATCGTGATAGCCGTGCTGCGGGTCTGGTGATGCAAGATCAGGACATCATGCAAAACCGGCTGCAATCCAAAATCGATATCCAGATTGGTTTTCCTGAAGAGATGGGCAGCTTGCCAGAATCCAGTCAGTCTGAGCCTGCGAACCTACAAAGCTGTTCATGGCAAATCTACAAGACTTTAAACAGTCAGGGGCTGGGTTTTAGCAAAGCAGAAACCTCACAGCTTGAAAGTGTGCTCAGCTTGTATCAGAAAGCCCGCTTGCACGATCCCCTGCTCGGCTTGCCCCTGATTGCCTATTATCCTGCTGAACGTTTTACCAATGAAGTCAATCTGCTCAACAAAAATAACCCGGCCATTCTCCAGTCCGCACATGCTTATGAAATAGCTGCGATTCCTTTCACCACTTTTGCCCGTTTTTTTGAATGGTTTCGTGAAATCAGTGATATTGAAAATGCGCAAAGTGCCAAGATTATGGATCAGATTTTGGCGCGTGCCTTGCAGCAGCCTGAGAACATTCGAGGAAATGAACTGGCCCGGCAGATCGAGAAAGCCCAGGCACATCTGCATGCACCAAATCTCACCGCTTTAAAACAGGCCCTATCGCTGATCATGCCAGAAGTCAGCCAGATATATTTAAAATACCAGCCCAAGCTGCAACTGATGGTGACCTATCAGCAACAAACCTTCACTTTCCAGCAACTGCCTAACAGTATCCGCAACTGGATTGCGCTGGTGGGCGATATTGTGCGGCGTCTTTGTCTGTTGAATCCCAACAGTTTATTCCCTTGTCAGGAAGGTACAGGTATTTTACTGATTGATGCAATTGATCATCAACTGGATCAGGAGATGGCAGCAGTGATCCTATCACGCCTGCATCAGGCTTTTCCTAACTTGCAAATCATTGCGACCGGCAACCGGCCTGAATTACTGGAACAGGCACACGCTTTTCAATGTCTGAAACTGGAAAATAAACAGCTGCACCCCATTCACCTTGAAAGTATGAAAACCCAGTTTGATCAGATCTACGCAGAGCTGGAATTGCAGCGAAATAAAGATATCTCGCCCGAAGATACTTTACTGGAAACGGTCACCGAACCCGTCACACCGCTTGCAGTATTGCAAATGATTCAGCAACAGTTAAATCCGGAACAACAGCAGGAACTGCTAGCCCTACTGACTCAGGAGTATCATCCGACGCTACCTCAGTCGCTCTAA
- a CDS encoding UvrD-helicase domain-containing protein: protein MSDLQKPKATYEQATAIDNARLGNSFKVIAYAGTGKTTTLQMISDAMPERRGMYLAFNKAIASEAQAKFHRGVDCRTFHSLAFRSVPRGITDKLRLPRLSPSFIAKEYRLEPMTMRRMMGGRYEKYVLMPSRLASLVANAVGYFCSTSSQYPAPRHIQAPSWLHPDDIETLQKKLYPAVERRWLESIDPNHQAGIGHDIYLKLWALSEPNIPADYVLFDEAQDADPLMLGILLKQRSTQVIYVGDAHQQIYAWRGAVNAMQQLPLPESRLTTSFRFGPEIALNANAILGALNETVPLLGNPLLDSKVVNKPHTKMRDAILCRTNARAMELLLAGLVRGDKVSLQADHVKLNRFVDAAAMLKQGKRVVDVPELAWFNSWHDVHEYCETNEGSDIKPLVKLVDEHGTDPLKKALAKITPIGQADYIISTAHKAKGLEWERVHIEDDYQFKLNEKDHKISDEELRLLYVACTRAKVSLNIHHIYDLIQQLKIKMPQSLRQAVG from the coding sequence GTGTCTGATCTGCAAAAACCCAAGGCCACTTATGAGCAGGCCACTGCCATCGATAATGCCCGTCTGGGTAATTCCTTTAAAGTGATTGCCTATGCCGGCACAGGTAAAACCACCACACTACAAATGATCAGTGATGCCATGCCTGAACGGCGTGGCATGTATCTGGCTTTCAACAAAGCCATTGCCAGTGAAGCGCAAGCCAAATTTCATCGTGGCGTGGATTGCCGCACTTTTCACTCGCTGGCATTTCGCAGTGTTCCACGTGGAATCACCGACAAGCTGCGTCTGCCCCGTTTAAGCCCAAGCTTTATTGCCAAAGAATACCGTCTGGAACCGATGACCATGCGCCGTATGATGGGTGGGCGTTATGAAAAATATGTACTGATGCCTTCGCGACTGGCCAGTCTGGTCGCCAATGCGGTCGGCTATTTCTGTTCCACCAGTTCGCAATATCCTGCCCCGCGGCATATTCAGGCGCCAAGCTGGTTGCATCCGGATGATATCGAGACTTTGCAGAAGAAACTCTATCCGGCGGTAGAACGGCGCTGGTTAGAGTCAATTGATCCCAATCATCAGGCCGGGATCGGACATGATATTTACCTGAAACTCTGGGCGCTGTCCGAGCCGAATATTCCGGCCGATTATGTGCTGTTCGATGAAGCCCAAGATGCCGATCCGCTGATGCTGGGAATTTTACTGAAACAGCGCAGTACCCAGGTGATTTATGTCGGTGATGCGCATCAGCAGATTTATGCTTGGCGTGGTGCGGTCAATGCCATGCAGCAACTACCTTTGCCTGAATCACGCCTGACCACCTCATTCCGTTTTGGTCCTGAAATTGCCCTGAATGCCAATGCGATTCTGGGTGCACTGAATGAAACCGTGCCTTTACTTGGTAATCCGCTGCTAGATTCTAAAGTGGTCAATAAACCGCATACCAAAATGCGCGATGCGATTCTGTGCCGCACCAATGCCCGCGCCATGGAACTGTTACTTGCCGGTCTGGTGCGTGGCGACAAAGTCAGCCTGCAAGCCGATCATGTCAAACTGAATCGTTTTGTTGATGCGGCAGCCATGCTGAAACAGGGCAAACGTGTGGTCGATGTACCGGAACTGGCCTGGTTTAATTCCTGGCATGATGTGCATGAATACTGTGAGACCAATGAAGGCAGTGACATCAAGCCTCTCGTGAAGCTGGTCGATGAGCATGGCACCGATCCGCTGAAAAAAGCGCTGGCCAAAATCACTCCGATTGGCCAGGCGGACTATATTATTTCTACCGCACACAAGGCCAAAGGTCTAGAGTGGGAACGGGTGCATATTGAAGATGACTATCAGTTCAAGCTGAATGAGAAAGACCATAAAATTAGTGATGAGGAGCTACGTTTACTTTACGTGGCCTGTACACGTGCTAAAGTAAGCTTAAATATTCATCACATTTATGACCTGATTCAACAACTGAAGATCAAGATGCCGCAGTCGCTTCGTCAAGCCGTCGGTTAA
- the hisIE gene encoding bifunctional phosphoribosyl-AMP cyclohydrolase/phosphoribosyl-ATP diphosphatase HisIE, with translation MNNAQWLDEVKFNEQGLVPAIAQHHQTGRVLMVAWMNREALALTAEKNQAVYFSRSRSKLWHKGEESGHFQTVHEIRLDCDADVIVLQIEQHGGIACHTGRESCFYRKLTPNGWEIVDAQLKDPSAIYGEKSANPHTLAMEASTAQSEQVEVLSYLGQMMAERKKADPDSSYVAKLYHKGLNKILEKVGEESFETVLAAKDFNAQVSEDNKNDLIYEVADLWFHTIVMLGYFDIEPQLVLNELARRQGLSGLVEKASRQH, from the coding sequence ATGAACAACGCGCAATGGCTCGATGAAGTAAAATTTAACGAACAAGGATTAGTCCCTGCCATTGCCCAGCATCATCAAACTGGACGTGTGTTGATGGTAGCCTGGATGAATCGTGAAGCCTTGGCTTTAACTGCTGAAAAAAATCAGGCGGTGTATTTCTCCCGTTCACGCAGCAAGTTATGGCATAAGGGCGAAGAATCAGGACATTTTCAGACCGTACATGAAATCCGTCTGGACTGTGATGCCGACGTGATTGTGCTGCAAATTGAACAACATGGCGGTATCGCCTGCCATACTGGCCGTGAATCATGTTTCTATCGCAAGCTCACGCCAAATGGCTGGGAAATTGTCGATGCACAGTTGAAAGATCCGTCTGCGATTTATGGTGAAAAATCTGCTAATCCACATACGCTTGCCATGGAGGCGTCAACAGCTCAATCTGAACAGGTCGAAGTCCTGTCTTATCTGGGTCAGATGATGGCAGAACGCAAAAAAGCAGATCCAGATTCGTCTTATGTGGCCAAGCTCTACCATAAAGGCTTGAACAAGATTCTGGAAAAAGTGGGTGAAGAAAGCTTTGAAACTGTGCTGGCTGCCAAAGATTTCAACGCTCAGGTCTCTGAAGACAATAAAAATGATCTGATCTATGAAGTTGCTGATCTGTGGTTCCATACCATTGTGATGCTGGGTTATTTCGATATCGAACCGCAACTGGTCTTGAATGAGCTGGCACGTCGTCAGGGCTTATCCGGTCTGGTTGAAAAAGCCAGCCGTCAGCATTAA
- a CDS encoding SDR family NAD(P)-dependent oxidoreductase: MKTRLHKQLEKRVAGKTVLITGASSGIGLTTAHQLADAGAHVLLVARTQETLEQVKSEIEAKGGKASIFPCDLNNMEAIDEVSKQIIASVDHIDILINNAGRSIRRAVHESVDRFHDFERTMQLNYFGAVRLVMNILPQMMIRRAGHIINISSIGVLANATRFSAYVASKAALDAFSRCLSAEVHSHKIAITSIYMPLVRTPMIAPTKIYKYVPTLSPEQAADLIAYAIVKRPKKVATGLGRLASITYSIAPDINNVLMSIGYNLFPSSSASVGQPQKLNLVQKAYARLFPGEHW, encoded by the coding sequence GTGAAAACTAGACTACACAAACAACTGGAAAAACGTGTTGCAGGTAAAACCGTCCTGATTACCGGTGCATCCAGCGGTATTGGTTTAACGACAGCACATCAACTGGCTGATGCAGGTGCCCATGTTTTACTGGTGGCCCGTACTCAGGAAACCCTAGAACAAGTAAAATCAGAAATTGAAGCCAAAGGCGGCAAAGCCTCAATCTTTCCATGTGATTTAAACAATATGGAAGCGATTGATGAAGTTTCCAAACAGATTATTGCCTCAGTCGATCATATTGATATTCTGATCAATAATGCAGGACGTTCGATTCGCCGTGCGGTGCATGAGTCAGTAGATCGTTTTCATGATTTTGAACGGACTATGCAGCTGAACTATTTTGGCGCCGTGCGTCTGGTGATGAATATCCTGCCGCAAATGATGATTCGTCGCGCAGGTCACATTATTAACATCAGCTCAATTGGTGTACTGGCCAATGCCACCCGCTTTTCGGCCTATGTCGCTTCAAAAGCTGCACTGGATGCCTTTAGCCGCTGCCTGTCTGCAGAAGTGCATTCGCATAAAATCGCAATCACGTCGATCTATATGCCTTTGGTGCGTACTCCAATGATTGCGCCAACTAAAATTTATAAATATGTCCCAACGCTTTCTCCGGAACAGGCGGCTGACCTGATTGCCTATGCGATTGTGAAACGTCCGAAGAAAGTGGCGACCGGTTTGGGCCGCCTGGCTTCCATTACCTATTCAATTGCACCGGATATCAACAATGTCTTGATGTCAATTGGCTATAACCTGTTCCCAAGTTCAAGTGCATCTGTGGGCCAACCACAAAAATTAAACTTAGTGCAAAAAGCATATGCACGTCTGTTCCCGGGCGAACACTGGTAA
- a CDS encoding O-acetylhomoserine aminocarboxypropyltransferase/cysteine synthase family protein — translation MSYKAETLAIHAGYTPEATTKAVAVPIYQTTSYAFDNTQHGADLFDLKVQGNIYTRIMNPTTAVLEQRVAALEGGIGALALASGMAAITYAIQTIAEAGDNIASVSTLYGGTYNLFAHTLPKQGIEVRFFDYEKPESLRDLIDEKTKLVFVESIGNPLGNIIDLEAIAKIAHEYGVPVIVDNTVATPVLQKSFDFGADIVVHSLTKYIGGHGNSIGGIIVDSGKFPWGKYPERFPALNTPDPSYHGVNYVEVLGEAAYIARARVVPLRNTGAAISPQNVFLILQGLETLSLRMERHTENALKVAEYLQKHPKVKWVNYAGLKDHPQHALAQKYVKGKPSAILTFGVEHGLEGGTRFIDALQLFTRLVNIGDAKSLACHPATTTHRQLNAEELKSAGVSEDMVRLSIGIEHSDDLIADLEQALAAV, via the coding sequence ATGAGTTATAAAGCAGAAACCCTTGCGATTCATGCAGGTTATACCCCTGAAGCAACCACCAAAGCTGTGGCAGTACCGATTTACCAAACCACGTCTTATGCCTTTGACAATACTCAACATGGGGCCGATCTCTTTGATTTAAAGGTTCAGGGCAATATCTATACCCGAATTATGAACCCGACCACTGCGGTTCTGGAACAACGTGTTGCAGCACTGGAAGGTGGAATTGGTGCGCTGGCTTTGGCCTCTGGCATGGCCGCGATTACCTATGCCATTCAGACCATTGCGGAAGCGGGTGACAACATTGCTTCTGTGTCAACGCTATATGGCGGTACCTATAACCTCTTTGCCCATACCCTACCAAAACAGGGCATTGAAGTCCGTTTCTTTGATTATGAAAAGCCGGAAAGTCTGCGTGACTTGATTGATGAAAAAACCAAACTGGTCTTTGTCGAATCGATTGGTAATCCACTGGGTAATATTATTGATCTGGAAGCCATTGCTAAAATTGCACATGAATATGGCGTACCGGTGATTGTCGACAATACCGTTGCCACCCCAGTACTACAAAAATCTTTCGACTTTGGTGCGGATATTGTGGTGCATTCCCTGACCAAATATATCGGTGGTCATGGTAATTCAATTGGCGGCATCATTGTGGATAGCGGCAAATTCCCGTGGGGTAAATACCCTGAGCGTTTCCCTGCCCTGAATACCCCTGATCCAAGCTACCACGGCGTGAACTATGTCGAAGTTTTGGGTGAAGCTGCTTATATCGCGCGTGCCCGTGTGGTGCCACTCCGTAATACCGGCGCTGCGATCAGCCCGCAGAATGTGTTTCTGATTCTGCAAGGTCTGGAAACTTTAAGCTTGCGTATGGAACGTCATACCGAAAACGCACTGAAAGTCGCTGAATATCTGCAAAAACATCCTAAAGTGAAATGGGTTAATTACGCCGGCCTGAAAGATCACCCACAGCATGCCTTGGCACAGAAATATGTGAAAGGTAAACCGTCTGCCATTCTGACCTTTGGGGTAGAACATGGTCTCGAAGGCGGCACACGTTTTATTGATGCCCTGCAACTGTTTACACGTCTGGTTAATATCGGCGATGCCAAAAGTTTGGCCTGCCATCCGGCGACCACTACGCATCGTCAGCTCAATGCCGAGGAGTTAAAATCAGCAGGTGTCAGTGAGGATATGGTGCGTTTATCCATTGGGATTGAACATAGTGATGACCTGATTGCCGATCTGGAACAGGCGCTGGCGGCCGTTTAA
- the ettA gene encoding energy-dependent translational throttle protein EttA has product MAQYIYTMNRVSKMVPPKREILKDISLSFFPGAKIGVLGLNGAGKSTLLRIMAGVDKDFSGEARAQPGIKIGYLEQEPPLDETKDVRGNVEDGLREPLDALARLDEVFAEYAAEDADFDALAKEQEKLEAIIQTWDAHNLANQMDQAAAALNLPAWDADVSKLSGGERRRVALCRLLLSKPDMLLLDEPTNHLDASSVSWLERFLKDFPGTIVAITHDRYFLDNVAEWILELDRGMGIPYQGNYSSWLEQKNARLEQENKQEESFAKALKKELEWVRSNAKGQQKKNKARMERFEELNSREFQQRNETSEIYIPPGPRLGNKVVEVEGISKSFGDRLLYKDLTFTVPPAAIVGIVGENGAGKTTLFRMMTGEQQPDTGTVTLGESVKVAYVGQIRDTLDNNKTVWEEVSGGLDILKIGEYEIASRAYIGRFNFKGQDQQKRVGQLSGGERNRLQLAKILQMGANVILLDEPSNDLDIETLRALEDAILVFPGTVMVISHDRWFLDRIATHILSFEGETPEFFTGNYAEFEEYRRKRDGDDLVAKRQKYRKIGV; this is encoded by the coding sequence GTGGCCCAATATATTTACACGATGAACCGAGTGTCGAAGATGGTTCCGCCTAAGCGCGAAATTCTGAAAGACATCTCCTTATCATTTTTCCCAGGCGCTAAAATTGGTGTGCTTGGTTTAAACGGTGCAGGTAAATCTACCTTGCTTCGTATTATGGCGGGCGTAGATAAAGATTTCTCTGGTGAAGCACGTGCGCAACCGGGTATAAAAATCGGTTATCTTGAGCAAGAACCACCTTTAGATGAAACTAAAGACGTTCGTGGTAACGTCGAAGATGGTTTACGTGAACCGCTTGATGCCTTGGCACGTCTGGATGAAGTCTTTGCTGAATATGCAGCAGAAGATGCGGATTTCGATGCACTTGCGAAAGAGCAAGAGAAGCTTGAAGCGATTATCCAGACTTGGGATGCGCATAACCTTGCGAACCAGATGGATCAAGCAGCTGCAGCATTGAACTTGCCTGCTTGGGATGCAGATGTATCTAAGCTTTCAGGTGGTGAACGTCGTCGTGTGGCGCTGTGCCGATTACTTCTGTCTAAACCAGATATGTTACTTCTAGACGAACCAACGAACCATTTAGATGCTTCATCTGTATCTTGGTTGGAACGTTTCTTGAAAGACTTCCCGGGTACGATTGTTGCGATTACGCATGACCGTTACTTCTTGGATAACGTTGCTGAATGGATTCTGGAGCTTGACCGTGGTATGGGCATTCCGTATCAAGGTAACTACTCTTCTTGGCTTGAGCAGAAAAATGCCCGTTTAGAGCAAGAGAACAAGCAGGAAGAATCTTTTGCTAAAGCATTGAAAAAAGAACTTGAATGGGTTCGTTCTAATGCCAAAGGTCAGCAAAAGAAAAACAAAGCGCGTATGGAGCGTTTTGAAGAGCTTAACTCACGCGAATTCCAGCAACGTAACGAAACCTCTGAAATCTACATTCCACCTGGTCCACGTCTGGGCAACAAGGTTGTAGAAGTTGAAGGTATCAGCAAATCGTTTGGTGATCGTTTACTGTACAAAGATTTAACTTTCACAGTACCACCTGCTGCAATTGTGGGTATCGTGGGTGAAAACGGTGCAGGTAAAACCACGCTATTCCGTATGATGACTGGTGAACAGCAACCAGATACCGGTACGGTAACACTGGGTGAATCGGTTAAAGTGGCTTATGTCGGTCAGATCCGTGACACGCTCGACAACAATAAAACCGTTTGGGAAGAAGTGTCTGGTGGTCTGGATATCTTGAAGATTGGCGAATACGAAATTGCATCACGTGCGTATATCGGTCGCTTTAACTTTAAAGGTCAAGATCAGCAAAAACGCGTAGGTCAATTGTCTGGTGGTGAGCGTAACCGTTTACAACTTGCGAAAATTCTGCAAATGGGCGCAAACGTTATCCTACTCGATGAACCATCGAATGACTTGGATATCGAAACCTTGCGTGCACTTGAGGATGCCATTCTGGTATTCCCGGGTACTGTGATGGTGATCTCGCATGACCGTTGGTTCCTGGACCGTATTGCAACGCACATCTTGTCATTTGAAGGTGAAACCCCTGAATTCTTCACCGGTAACTATGCTGAATTCGAAGAATACCGTCGTAAACGAGATGGTGATGACCTTGTCGCGAAGCGTCAAAAATATCGTAAAATCGGTGTTTAA
- a CDS encoding membrane protein produces MQYRCPKCQSPKIMPVAQPGQAAPRPVVPKSLMFLVPALFLLLLLVIISIAMWIFGDGAGTTLQTATVIVFILSLIAGFMFYKDLPDFKISMQAFMQTQKKWKCRECNHEWEI; encoded by the coding sequence ATGCAATATCGTTGCCCTAAGTGTCAAAGCCCGAAAATCATGCCAGTGGCCCAGCCAGGTCAAGCAGCTCCACGTCCAGTGGTTCCTAAAAGCTTAATGTTTCTGGTCCCTGCCCTGTTCCTGTTGTTATTGTTGGTCATTATTAGCATCGCGATGTGGATTTTTGGCGATGGTGCAGGTACCACTTTACAGACTGCGACTGTGATCGTCTTTATTCTTTCTTTGATCGCAGGTTTTATGTTCTATAAAGATCTACCTGATTTTAAAATTTCAATGCAGGCATTCATGCAAACACAAAAGAAATGGAAATGCCGTGAATGTAATCATGAGTGGGAAATCTAA
- the gltX gene encoding glutamate--tRNA ligase — translation MTVRTRIAPSPTGFPHVGTAYIALFNLCFAKQHGGEFILRIEDTDQLRSTSESEKMILDSLRWLGLNWSEGPDVGGPHAPYRQSERMDIYKNYALELVEKGHAFYCFATAEELDQMRAEQQARGESPRYDGRGLNLTQEEVERRLAAGEPHVIRMKVPTEGVCKFNDMLRGEVEIPWAQVDMQILLKTDGLPTYHLANVVDDHLMQITHVIRGEEWIPSAPKHQLLYQYFGWEMPILCHMPLLRNPDKSKLSKRKNPTSINYYRNIGVLPEALLNYLGRMGWSMPDESEKFTLAEMIEHFDIKRVSLGGPIFDVEKLNWLNGQWIKALSPAELLDTLLAWKADRAKLEEIVAAIQPRINLLSEAVNWSAHYFNHFPTLSKEQFESKKLSDEQVRQSLQFAIWRLESLFTWNNDTVSQTLMDLAAQMEIKLRDFMPAFFIAIAGSTASTPVMQTMVTIGPDLTFARLRHALEIVGGPSKKELKVWEKLNESLKLPKNEAVDQA, via the coding sequence ATGACTGTTCGTACTCGTATTGCACCTTCTCCTACTGGTTTTCCGCATGTAGGTACTGCCTATATCGCCTTATTTAACTTATGTTTTGCTAAACAGCATGGTGGTGAATTCATTCTTCGTATTGAAGATACTGACCAACTGCGCTCAACGTCTGAATCTGAAAAAATGATCCTAGATTCATTGCGCTGGTTGGGTCTGAACTGGTCTGAAGGTCCTGATGTCGGTGGCCCGCATGCGCCGTATCGCCAGTCAGAACGTATGGATATCTATAAAAATTATGCCTTGGAACTGGTAGAGAAAGGCCATGCTTTCTACTGTTTTGCAACTGCAGAAGAACTAGATCAAATGCGTGCAGAACAGCAGGCACGTGGTGAGTCGCCACGTTATGATGGTCGCGGTCTGAATCTCACTCAAGAAGAAGTTGAGCGTCGTTTGGCCGCTGGTGAACCACACGTCATCCGTATGAAAGTACCAACCGAAGGCGTATGTAAATTCAATGACATGCTGCGTGGCGAAGTGGAAATTCCATGGGCGCAAGTAGACATGCAAATCCTGCTAAAAACCGATGGCCTCCCAACCTACCATTTAGCAAACGTAGTAGATGATCATTTGATGCAAATCACCCACGTAATTCGTGGTGAAGAATGGATTCCATCTGCGCCGAAACATCAGTTACTGTATCAATATTTTGGTTGGGAAATGCCGATACTATGCCACATGCCACTGCTGCGTAACCCGGATAAATCTAAGCTGTCTAAACGTAAAAACCCGACCTCAATTAACTACTATAGAAACATCGGTGTATTGCCTGAAGCTTTATTGAACTACTTGGGTCGCATGGGCTGGTCAATGCCAGATGAAAGTGAAAAATTCACTTTGGCTGAAATGATTGAACATTTTGATATCAAACGTGTATCACTCGGTGGTCCGATCTTTGATGTCGAGAAATTGAACTGGTTAAATGGTCAATGGATCAAGGCACTCAGCCCGGCTGAATTACTTGACACCTTATTGGCTTGGAAAGCAGACCGCGCCAAATTAGAAGAAATTGTAGCTGCGATTCAACCACGTATCAACCTGCTGTCTGAAGCGGTGAACTGGTCTGCGCATTACTTCAACCACTTCCCGACTCTGTCTAAAGAACAGTTTGAAAGCAAGAAACTGTCGGATGAACAGGTACGTCAAAGTCTTCAATTCGCAATTTGGCGTTTAGAAAGCCTGTTTACTTGGAATAACGACACGGTGAGCCAGACCTTAATGGACTTGGCCGCACAAATGGAAATCAAGTTGCGCGACTTCATGCCTGCATTCTTTATTGCGATCGCTGGTTCGACTGCGTCTACACCAGTAATGCAAACGATGGTGACCATTGGTCCGGATTTAACTTTTGCACGCTTACGTCATGCGCTGGAAATTGTCGGTGGTCCAAGTAAAAAAGAGCTGAAAGTCTGGGAAAAACTTAATGAAAGCTTAAAGTTGCCGAAAAATGAAGCAGTTGATCAAGCTTAA
- a CDS encoding sulfate ABC transporter substrate-binding protein, translated as MKKIIASAILTILVGTAIQNSIAKDFLNVSYDPTREFYQEYNEEFGKFWKQKTGQKVNFKQSHGGSGKQARSVVDGLQADVVTLALANDIEEIVNAGLIEKGWQKEFPSNSAPYTSTIVFLVRKGNPKQIKDWNDLTKAGVDIITPNPKTGGAPRWIYLSAWGYALKQPGGNDAKAKELVKKLYQNVKVLDSGARGSLTTFAERGIGDVLLSWENEALLATQGLGKDKYDIVYPSISILAEPSVAIVDKNVNKNGTTHLAKGYLNYLYSPKGQELAAKYFFRPRDAKVAAKYSAQFPKIQTFTIDKVFGGWAKAQKTHFVNGAIYDQIYNEKR; from the coding sequence ATGAAAAAAATAATAGCATCCGCAATCTTGACAATTTTGGTGGGAACAGCAATACAGAATTCTATTGCCAAAGATTTCCTGAATGTGTCTTATGACCCGACTCGTGAGTTTTATCAGGAATATAACGAAGAATTTGGCAAGTTCTGGAAGCAGAAAACCGGACAGAAGGTCAATTTTAAACAGTCACATGGTGGTTCAGGCAAGCAGGCGCGTTCAGTGGTCGATGGTTTGCAGGCCGATGTCGTAACCTTGGCCTTAGCCAATGATATCGAAGAAATCGTCAATGCCGGTTTAATCGAGAAAGGTTGGCAAAAAGAGTTTCCGAGTAATTCGGCACCCTATACGTCTACGATTGTATTCTTGGTGCGTAAAGGCAATCCAAAGCAAATCAAAGACTGGAATGATCTGACCAAAGCGGGTGTGGACATTATTACCCCAAACCCGAAAACTGGTGGCGCGCCACGTTGGATCTATCTTTCTGCTTGGGGTTATGCACTGAAACAGCCAGGCGGTAATGATGCGAAAGCCAAAGAGTTGGTGAAAAAACTTTATCAAAATGTCAAAGTTTTAGATTCCGGTGCCCGTGGTTCACTGACGACGTTTGCCGAGCGCGGCATTGGTGATGTGCTTTTATCCTGGGAAAATGAAGCCTTGCTGGCGACGCAAGGTCTGGGTAAAGACAAGTACGATATTGTCTATCCATCGATTTCAATTCTGGCCGAACCATCGGTAGCGATTGTCGATAAGAACGTGAATAAAAATGGCACTACCCATCTGGCAAAAGGCTATTTAAACTATTTATATTCACCAAAAGGGCAGGAGCTTGCTGCGAAATATTTCTTCCGTCCGCGGGACGCCAAAGTGGCTGCCAAATATTCAGCCCAGTTTCCGAAAATCCAGACCTTTACCATTGATAAAGTCTTTGGTGGTTGGGCCAAAGCGCAAAAAACACATTTTGTGAATGGGGCGATTTATGACCAGATTTACAATGAAAAAAGATAA